A single region of the Rhodopirellula bahusiensis genome encodes:
- a CDS encoding serine/threonine protein kinase, protein MGTVGTVYDGKIRDDIEVHPAAEAIRGQDLAVKKLHPAVSQDDLIQARFRREMVILERLQHPNIIGYFGGGSEDGQLFYVMERVDGGTIKDLLETNGALAWPVVVDVARQVCSALQCAHNHGVIHRDLKPGNLFLTRDAHVKLGDFGIARDQHSSDLTSQGLTVGTHAYMAPEQITGDETISGKADLYALGCVLFEMLANRKVFAGENFAQLFEQHLRTKAPDIASIVSDVPPELNQVIAECLEKSPDDRPFNARSVQGVMIEIGEKYDLSASSTPATHGDSDHSQAENRHADVSADSVTEKGRRLLEEQIHYRLGGTSRETVGLGKVSVIVIAIIVLIALAVSLSGGS, encoded by the coding sequence GTGGGCACGGTCGGCACGGTTTACGACGGGAAAATTCGTGACGACATCGAAGTCCACCCCGCCGCGGAAGCCATCCGCGGTCAGGACTTGGCCGTCAAAAAGCTGCACCCGGCCGTCTCACAAGACGACCTGATTCAGGCCCGCTTTCGCCGCGAAATGGTGATTTTGGAGCGATTGCAGCATCCCAACATCATTGGCTATTTCGGCGGCGGTTCCGAAGACGGTCAATTGTTCTACGTGATGGAACGTGTCGACGGCGGGACGATCAAGGATCTGCTGGAAACCAACGGAGCGTTGGCTTGGCCGGTCGTTGTCGACGTTGCTCGGCAAGTTTGCTCCGCTCTGCAATGTGCTCACAACCACGGCGTCATCCATCGCGATCTGAAACCTGGGAACCTGTTTCTCACACGCGATGCGCACGTGAAGTTGGGCGATTTTGGCATCGCTCGCGATCAACACTCATCGGATCTGACATCACAAGGTTTGACCGTCGGAACTCACGCCTACATGGCACCGGAGCAAATCACCGGTGATGAAACCATCAGCGGGAAAGCAGATTTGTATGCCCTGGGCTGCGTTCTGTTTGAAATGCTGGCCAATCGGAAAGTATTCGCGGGCGAGAACTTCGCACAATTGTTCGAGCAGCATTTGCGAACAAAGGCACCTGATATCGCTTCGATCGTTTCAGATGTGCCCCCGGAACTGAACCAAGTGATCGCGGAATGCTTGGAAAAGTCGCCCGACGATCGCCCATTCAACGCTCGATCGGTTCAAGGTGTGATGATCGAAATCGGCGAGAAATACGACCTCTCAGCATCCTCCACGCCGGCGACCCATGGCGACTCAGATCATTCCCAGGCTGAGAATCGTCACGCCGACGTCAGCGCTGACAGCGTGACTGAAAAAGGGCGTCGGTTGTTGGAAGAACAGATTCACTACCGTTTGGGCGGCACTTCTCGCGAAACCGTGGGCTTGGGAAAAGTCAGCGTCATCGTGATTGCGATCATCGTTCTGATCGCATTGGCTGTTTCGCTGTCGGGTGGTTCGTAG
- a CDS encoding sigma-70 family RNA polymerase sigma factor: protein MNPSPSQSTSSDTTTALVIASKGGDNEALGRLMLRYRGYLLMLAHRYLSDQLRRRIDPADLVQVTFLEAKRDLHAFRGESAGEFAGWLRGMLKNNVASAVAHHVMTQKRSTKKEVHAGGAGGDGSQPDNWIAQMPGAKTSPSGVAVRQEVVSAMMQALHELPETQAEAIRLRYMEGLSLKEIVDRMGKSETAVAGLLKRGLKKLRTILDTGSSPWWKT from the coding sequence TTGAACCCATCGCCATCCCAATCGACGTCTTCGGACACCACGACCGCTTTGGTGATCGCTTCCAAAGGAGGCGACAACGAAGCGTTGGGTCGATTGATGCTGCGCTATCGAGGGTACTTGCTGATGTTGGCGCATCGTTACCTCAGCGATCAACTTCGTCGACGCATCGATCCAGCTGACTTGGTACAAGTCACGTTTTTGGAAGCCAAACGCGACCTGCATGCCTTTCGAGGCGAATCGGCAGGTGAGTTTGCAGGCTGGCTGCGGGGCATGCTGAAAAACAATGTTGCCTCCGCCGTCGCTCACCATGTGATGACGCAGAAGCGTTCAACCAAAAAAGAAGTGCACGCCGGAGGAGCCGGCGGCGATGGCAGTCAGCCGGACAATTGGATCGCACAAATGCCCGGTGCGAAGACCAGCCCGAGCGGCGTTGCAGTTCGACAAGAGGTTGTGAGCGCCATGATGCAGGCGCTGCATGAGTTGCCCGAAACTCAGGCCGAGGCCATTCGACTGCGTTACATGGAAGGCTTGTCGCTGAAAGAGATCGTCGACCGGATGGGGAAGAGTGAGACCGCGGTCGCCGGCTTGCTCAAACGTGGCTTGAAAAAGCTTCGGACGATTCTGGACACCGGCAGCAGTCCTTGGTGGAAGACCTGA
- a CDS encoding FKBP-type peptidyl-prolyl cis-trans isomerase, giving the protein MTSPGNAQDDSAAQVDDQLGYFLGFTVGNSFVQQGFQPSDFTVEGMNQGLQDALSEKDPALSDEQLQEIQGKIQAMMQKRQAERMAELKKQGVMNKEKSALWLKQNAKAKGIKELEGGLQYKVVTEGEGASPSAEDTVAVHYTGKLTNGDVFDSSVERGQPAKFPVGRVIQGWQMALQKMKVGSKWMLYIPPELAYGENGSPPKIGPNEVLVFEVELLEIL; this is encoded by the coding sequence ATGACCTCCCCCGGCAACGCTCAAGATGATTCAGCGGCCCAGGTCGACGATCAACTCGGCTACTTCCTCGGATTCACCGTTGGAAATTCTTTTGTGCAACAAGGTTTTCAACCTTCTGACTTCACCGTCGAAGGCATGAACCAAGGCTTGCAAGACGCGTTGTCGGAAAAGGACCCCGCATTGTCCGACGAACAACTGCAAGAAATTCAAGGCAAGATTCAGGCCATGATGCAAAAGCGTCAGGCAGAACGGATGGCCGAGCTGAAAAAGCAAGGCGTGATGAACAAAGAGAAAAGCGCCTTGTGGCTCAAACAAAACGCCAAGGCAAAAGGCATCAAAGAGCTCGAAGGTGGACTGCAATATAAAGTGGTCACAGAAGGCGAAGGGGCATCCCCATCCGCTGAAGACACCGTCGCGGTTCACTACACCGGTAAGTTGACCAACGGCGACGTTTTCGACAGCTCGGTCGAGCGTGGCCAACCGGCCAAGTTCCCAGTCGGTCGAGTGATTCAAGGATGGCAAATGGCTCTTCAGAAGATGAAGGTTGGATCAAAGTGGATGCTCTACATTCCACCAGAATTGGCCTACGGCGAAAACGGTTCGCCACCCAAGATCGGACCCAACGAAGTGTTGGTCTTCGAAGTCGAGTTGCTTGAGATTCTGTAG
- a CDS encoding PQQ-dependent sugar dehydrogenase translates to MKKTWIHQLLLSGAATACLATPPAIAESPDAVATSPKLPSSTINLAAPPSSLDVSPMPIEVVEAYPNLRISRPVIITGAGDGSGRVFVASQTGEVYAFDENDSEISEPDLFGDFSELVTYKDNENEEGFLGLAFHPKFKDNGLFYAYYTTSDKPHVSVLVEFGTVEGSNNQKGDPSTARELMRIEQPFWNHNGGTVAFGPDGYLYIALGDGGKANDPLQSAQDPSQLLGSIMRIDVDKRDGDKAYGIPEDNPYVGKSDAQPEIYATGIRNIWRMAFDPKTDFLWAADVGQNEWEEINLIRRGGNYGWSLREANHKFTLNGNGSDARPDLIDPLVEYPHTDDWGKSVTGGAVYRGTQTPMLDGYYLYGDYVSGKVWALKYDADTSTVTENRPVSATGLPVFTFGQTDSGEVLVSTMMAGGRIYKFVAK, encoded by the coding sequence ATGAAGAAGACTTGGATTCATCAGCTGTTGCTCAGTGGAGCCGCGACGGCTTGCTTGGCCACGCCGCCCGCGATCGCGGAATCACCTGACGCTGTTGCCACCTCACCGAAGCTACCTTCGTCCACGATCAACTTGGCCGCGCCTCCTTCGTCGCTCGACGTCTCGCCGATGCCGATCGAAGTTGTCGAAGCCTACCCCAACCTTCGCATCAGTCGTCCCGTGATCATCACCGGTGCGGGCGATGGAAGCGGACGCGTGTTCGTCGCCAGCCAAACCGGCGAAGTGTACGCCTTTGACGAAAACGACAGCGAGATCTCCGAGCCGGATCTGTTCGGCGACTTCAGCGAACTGGTCACCTACAAGGACAACGAAAACGAAGAAGGCTTTTTGGGATTGGCGTTCCATCCCAAGTTCAAAGACAACGGCCTCTTCTATGCCTACTACACCACCTCGGACAAGCCACACGTTTCAGTCTTGGTCGAGTTCGGTACCGTCGAAGGCAGCAACAATCAAAAGGGCGATCCATCGACCGCTCGTGAACTGATGCGGATCGAACAACCATTTTGGAATCACAACGGTGGTACCGTCGCATTTGGACCCGATGGTTACCTGTACATCGCATTGGGCGACGGCGGCAAAGCCAACGATCCGCTGCAATCAGCACAAGACCCGAGTCAGTTGCTTGGTTCGATCATGCGGATCGATGTCGACAAACGCGATGGTGACAAAGCTTACGGCATTCCCGAAGACAATCCCTACGTCGGCAAGTCGGATGCTCAACCAGAGATCTACGCGACCGGCATTCGCAATATCTGGCGTATGGCGTTTGATCCCAAGACTGATTTCCTGTGGGCGGCTGACGTTGGCCAAAACGAATGGGAAGAAATCAATCTGATCCGTCGTGGTGGGAACTACGGTTGGAGCCTGCGGGAAGCCAACCACAAGTTCACGCTAAACGGAAACGGTTCGGACGCTCGTCCCGATTTGATCGATCCTTTGGTCGAATATCCCCACACGGATGACTGGGGAAAATCGGTCACCGGCGGAGCCGTCTATCGCGGAACTCAAACACCGATGCTCGATGGTTACTACCTTTATGGCGACTATGTCAGCGGAAAGGTTTGGGCGTTGAAATACGATGCCGACACATCGACTGTCACCGAGAACCGACCTGTGTCAGCAACTGGATTGCCAGTCTTCACGTTTGGTCAAACAGATTCGGGCGAAGTCCTGGTGAGCACCATGATGGCCGGTGGACGAATCTACAAATTCGTCGCCAAGTGA
- the rplU gene encoding 50S ribosomal protein L21 → MYAIFVDGGRQYRVEPGMELDVDYRDIAAGENLKFETVLAVGADDGLKLGAPTLDGVSISASVLGMSQDKKIYIQKFRRRKHSKKRTGHRQKNTRIRIEEIAGV, encoded by the coding sequence ATGTATGCCATTTTTGTCGACGGTGGACGCCAATACCGAGTCGAGCCAGGAATGGAACTCGACGTCGATTACCGCGACATCGCAGCAGGAGAAAACCTGAAATTTGAAACCGTGTTGGCCGTTGGTGCCGATGACGGGCTAAAATTGGGTGCTCCGACTCTGGACGGTGTTTCGATCAGTGCATCGGTGTTGGGCATGTCCCAAGACAAGAAGATCTACATTCAAAAGTTCCGTCGTCGTAAGCACAGCAAGAAACGCACGGGACACCGCCAAAAAAACACCCGCATCCGAATCGAAGAAATCGCGGGCGTATGA
- a CDS encoding PQQ-binding-like beta-propeller repeat protein — MLRRLRILPSFESARPILAKVKRIAATSLMLGTTLLGTNLMAGDADWAQWRGPARDGKAAEQSLLQSWPEGGPKLKWTFSTAGRGYSSTAIVDGKLFSMGSDEQTCYAICVDAKSGQSIWQVPISRAGTDDDYNTGWGGGPRGTPTIDGNQVFVLSDVGVLSALRLQDGKKLWSVDLVAEYGGRIPKWGYSESVLIDGDRVVVQPGGSNYMIALNRRTGKLLWQSKGVDAPAHYVSVMKGSLGGTNYYVTASNIGVVAFDCESGDKLFENSLSGNDVATIPTPLILGDLIYHTSDYGSGNVLLKLTSASSGINAEQVYHLDGKTMRNHHGGVVAVDGTIYGMSKVDGGVWMAQDIESGDTLWREKVGRNKSGSICFADGRLYCYNDGDGTVVLVEPNAERWSPLGMLTIPRETDLPRDRGAIWAHPVVADQTLFIRDQNLIFAFDIAR; from the coding sequence ATGCTTCGTCGACTTCGTATCCTGCCCTCATTCGAATCTGCTCGGCCGATCTTGGCAAAGGTAAAACGAATTGCAGCCACTTCTTTGATGCTCGGCACAACTTTGCTGGGGACGAACTTGATGGCGGGCGACGCCGATTGGGCTCAGTGGCGTGGCCCCGCTCGAGACGGCAAGGCAGCCGAACAGAGTTTGCTTCAAAGCTGGCCCGAAGGCGGCCCCAAGCTGAAATGGACCTTCTCCACCGCCGGACGTGGGTACAGCAGCACGGCAATCGTCGATGGCAAACTGTTCTCGATGGGATCGGACGAGCAAACCTGCTATGCGATTTGCGTTGACGCCAAATCAGGACAATCGATTTGGCAAGTTCCAATTTCACGAGCCGGCACCGACGACGACTACAACACCGGTTGGGGCGGCGGACCACGCGGCACTCCAACCATCGATGGAAATCAAGTCTTCGTGCTTTCCGACGTAGGAGTGCTTTCGGCTCTGCGGCTTCAAGACGGCAAAAAGCTTTGGTCAGTGGACTTGGTCGCGGAGTATGGTGGCCGCATTCCAAAATGGGGATACAGCGAGTCGGTGTTGATCGACGGCGACCGAGTCGTTGTGCAACCTGGCGGCAGCAACTACATGATCGCTTTGAATCGACGCACCGGTAAGTTGCTTTGGCAATCCAAGGGAGTCGATGCACCGGCCCACTACGTTTCAGTCATGAAAGGGTCACTCGGCGGAACGAACTACTACGTCACCGCGAGCAACATTGGTGTGGTTGCGTTCGATTGCGAGTCAGGTGACAAGTTGTTTGAGAACTCGCTTTCGGGGAACGATGTAGCGACCATCCCAACGCCGTTGATTCTCGGTGATCTGATCTATCACACCAGCGACTATGGTTCCGGCAACGTGTTGCTGAAGTTGACTTCTGCGAGCTCCGGAATCAACGCCGAGCAGGTCTACCACTTGGATGGAAAGACGATGAGAAACCATCATGGCGGCGTCGTGGCCGTGGACGGAACCATCTACGGCATGTCAAAGGTCGACGGTGGCGTTTGGATGGCTCAGGACATCGAATCCGGCGACACGTTGTGGCGTGAGAAAGTGGGCCGGAACAAAAGCGGTTCAATCTGTTTTGCTGACGGCCGGTTGTATTGCTACAACGACGGTGATGGCACCGTGGTTCTGGTAGAACCCAATGCGGAACGTTGGTCACCGCTGGGGATGCTCACCATCCCACGCGAAACGGATCTGCCTCGCGATCGTGGTGCCATTTGGGCTCACCCTGTGGTGGCCGATCAGACGTTGTTCATCCGCGATCAAAACTTGATCTTTGCGTTTGATATCGCTCGCTGA
- a CDS encoding SulP family inorganic anion transporter: MLNFFRQQTSSFKNDLLSGLTVALALVPEAIAFAFVAGVSPLIGLYSAFFLGLITAVVGGRPGMISGATGAMAVVVVALVADHGVEYLFPTVILCGVLQIVIGLLRLGKLIRMVPHPVMLGFVNGLAIVIGMAQLGSFKTLSESGTLVYLNGLPLFAMLALVGLTMAIIWLLPKVTTAIPASLAAILSITLIAVAVNESQRTDTGENLLATVGDMLRTNTIAAETKAANEAMAAEEAEAALHAAQFNPVNSADGSTTLISAVVAQDGPTIKDSFASATDTPDIEMPPADPGAEETAESESGISGGLPMPFWMEFEMVPFNWATLKIIFPFAIVLCGVGLIESLMTLSLIDEITETRGQGNRECIGQGTANLVCGLFGGMGGCAMIGQSLINVNSGGRGRLSGITAAICLLLFVLFLAPWIEQIPMAALVGVMFMVVIGTFEWASIKMLRRMPRSDMFVMILVAGYTVLMHDLASAVILGVIVSALVFAWQHATHIGADVKINEFGSKIYQLHGPLFFASVSSFKDMFNVSEDPDDVVIDFYYTRVYDQSGLEAINGLAEKYQAAGKRLHLTHLSEECRSLLNQAGDLVEVNVSEDPHYHVASDRLA, translated from the coding sequence ATGCTGAACTTCTTTCGTCAACAAACCAGTTCGTTTAAGAACGACCTTCTCTCTGGACTCACCGTTGCGTTGGCCCTCGTACCAGAAGCGATCGCCTTCGCCTTCGTCGCTGGCGTGTCACCTCTGATCGGTTTGTATTCGGCTTTCTTCCTGGGATTGATCACGGCCGTTGTCGGCGGCCGACCTGGGATGATCTCCGGTGCGACGGGAGCCATGGCAGTTGTGGTCGTGGCGTTGGTCGCCGATCACGGTGTCGAGTACTTGTTCCCGACCGTGATCCTGTGCGGCGTGTTGCAAATCGTCATCGGCTTGCTGCGACTGGGAAAGCTCATCCGCATGGTGCCTCACCCGGTGATGCTGGGATTTGTCAACGGATTGGCGATCGTCATTGGGATGGCTCAGTTAGGCAGTTTCAAAACACTTTCTGAATCAGGAACCTTGGTTTACCTGAATGGATTGCCTCTTTTCGCAATGCTGGCTTTGGTCGGTTTGACGATGGCGATCATCTGGTTGTTGCCAAAGGTCACGACGGCGATTCCTGCTTCGCTCGCTGCGATTCTGAGTATCACGTTGATCGCCGTTGCGGTGAATGAATCGCAACGGACTGACACCGGCGAAAACTTGTTGGCCACGGTCGGCGACATGCTGCGAACCAACACCATCGCCGCTGAAACCAAAGCCGCCAATGAAGCGATGGCAGCCGAAGAAGCTGAAGCTGCCTTGCACGCGGCACAATTCAACCCGGTCAACTCGGCCGATGGATCAACGACGTTGATCAGTGCCGTGGTTGCTCAAGACGGACCAACGATCAAAGATTCCTTCGCATCGGCAACCGACACGCCAGACATCGAAATGCCACCGGCTGATCCCGGTGCAGAAGAAACGGCCGAATCCGAATCAGGCATCAGCGGCGGATTGCCAATGCCTTTCTGGATGGAATTCGAAATGGTTCCGTTCAATTGGGCGACACTGAAAATCATCTTCCCTTTCGCGATTGTGCTTTGCGGCGTTGGACTGATTGAGTCCCTGATGACGTTGTCGCTGATCGACGAAATCACTGAAACTCGCGGACAAGGCAATCGCGAATGCATCGGGCAAGGCACCGCCAACTTGGTGTGTGGTTTGTTCGGGGGCATGGGCGGCTGTGCAATGATTGGTCAGTCGCTGATCAACGTGAACTCGGGCGGTCGTGGTCGACTCTCGGGAATCACAGCCGCAATCTGCTTGTTGTTGTTCGTGTTGTTCTTGGCACCTTGGATTGAACAAATTCCGATGGCGGCTTTGGTCGGCGTCATGTTCATGGTGGTGATCGGGACGTTCGAATGGGCGTCAATCAAGATGCTTCGCCGCATGCCACGCAGTGACATGTTTGTGATGATCTTGGTGGCGGGATACACCGTGTTGATGCACGACTTGGCATCGGCTGTGATCTTGGGTGTGATCGTGTCGGCCTTGGTCTTCGCTTGGCAACACGCCACGCACATTGGTGCCGACGTCAAAATCAACGAGTTCGGCAGCAAGATCTATCAGCTGCATGGCCCATTGTTCTTCGCTTCGGTTTCTTCGTTCAAAGACATGTTCAATGTCTCGGAAGATCCCGATGACGTGGTGATCGACTTCTACTACACCCGCGTCTATGACCAATCGGGTTTGGAAGCCATCAACGGACTGGCGGAAAAGTACCAAGCCGCGGGCAAACGTTTGCACCTGACTCACCTCAGCGAAGAGTGTCGCTCATTGTTGAATCAGGCTGGTGACTTGGTTGAAGTGAACGTTTCCGAAGACCCGCACTACCACGTGGCATCTGACCGCCTGGCGTGA
- a CDS encoding 3-keto-disaccharide hydrolase: MRLISDFFAAFLFLQRIPTPTAVVTLTFAGCCLLSDPSTSVVRADESVEKAANVKSDNVSVQIFDTSAPGWRQLDGSDFVRVNGDDQTLTWEGTEALGSGQPIGVTRTKFEVKNFELVIQWKHLKAAGNSGVFAWVPMSALKDLPPNRLPNTGIEVQMLDLDYGRKYTESTGKPPTWFTSHGDIFAVGKSSMQPFPPLSPDGHRSFPSAETTHPHGEWNQYYVRGINGEIRLWVNGVEVSGGRSCSPDEGFLCLESEGSPIRFREIWLRELP; the protein is encoded by the coding sequence ATGCGGCTCATTTCAGATTTTTTCGCTGCTTTCCTGTTTCTTCAGCGAATCCCCACACCAACCGCTGTGGTGACACTGACCTTTGCCGGTTGTTGCCTGCTAAGCGATCCATCCACTTCGGTCGTTCGAGCGGATGAATCAGTGGAAAAAGCAGCCAATGTCAAATCGGACAATGTCTCGGTTCAGATCTTTGACACCAGCGCGCCGGGATGGCGGCAATTGGATGGCAGTGACTTTGTACGAGTCAACGGCGACGATCAAACATTGACCTGGGAAGGCACCGAGGCTCTCGGCAGCGGCCAACCCATCGGCGTCACTCGGACTAAATTCGAAGTCAAGAACTTTGAATTGGTCATTCAGTGGAAGCATCTCAAAGCGGCTGGCAACTCCGGTGTGTTCGCGTGGGTGCCGATGTCAGCTTTGAAAGACCTTCCGCCGAACAGGTTGCCCAACACAGGAATCGAAGTCCAAATGTTGGACCTCGACTATGGCCGGAAGTACACCGAATCGACGGGAAAACCACCGACGTGGTTCACCAGCCACGGTGACATCTTTGCGGTCGGCAAATCGTCGATGCAGCCGTTTCCGCCGCTCTCGCCCGATGGGCACCGCAGTTTCCCATCGGCCGAAACCACTCATCCGCACGGCGAGTGGAACCAGTACTACGTCCGCGGGATCAACGGCGAGATCCGTTTGTGGGTCAACGGGGTGGAGGTTTCCGGCGGTCGCAGTTGCTCGCCCGACGAAGGCTTCCTGTGCTTGGAATCGGAAGGCAGCCCCATTCGATTCCGTGAAATTTGGCTGCGTGAGCTTCCCTGA